Proteins co-encoded in one Opitutus terrae PB90-1 genomic window:
- a CDS encoding PIG-L deacetylase family protein yields MSTTTRREFLRAGAVSLATVPLSALAKNPAPTAQPLRIVAVGAHPDDPESGCGGTLKKFSAAGHNVTVLYLTRGEAGIAGQTAAQAAATRTAEAESACGLLGAHARFFGQIDGVTVFDQAAVARMTQALTDLQPDLVLAHWPIDSHPDHQVAATLVIQARLRAAPPFELFFFEVCAGQQTMTFRPTDYVDITDMQEVKRAAVFCHASQNPAEIYAEGGHTLMEQFRGAECGVRAAEAFVRFTARGTTGLV; encoded by the coding sequence ATGAGCACGACGACGCGGCGGGAGTTTCTGCGAGCGGGCGCGGTTTCGCTGGCGACGGTGCCGCTGAGTGCATTGGCGAAAAATCCGGCACCGACGGCGCAGCCGTTGCGGATCGTGGCGGTCGGCGCGCATCCGGATGATCCGGAGAGCGGCTGCGGCGGCACGTTAAAGAAATTCAGCGCGGCGGGGCACAACGTGACGGTGCTGTACCTGACCCGGGGCGAAGCCGGGATCGCGGGCCAAACCGCGGCGCAGGCGGCAGCGACACGCACGGCCGAAGCGGAAAGCGCCTGCGGATTGCTCGGGGCGCACGCGAGATTTTTTGGCCAGATCGATGGTGTGACCGTGTTCGATCAAGCGGCGGTCGCGCGGATGACGCAGGCGCTCACCGACCTGCAACCTGATTTGGTGCTGGCGCACTGGCCCATCGACTCGCACCCCGATCACCAGGTCGCGGCTACGCTCGTGATCCAGGCGCGATTGCGGGCGGCGCCGCCGTTCGAGTTGTTCTTCTTTGAAGTCTGCGCGGGCCAACAAACGATGACCTTCCGACCCACCGACTACGTGGACATCACCGACATGCAGGAGGTGAAACGCGCCGCGGTGTTCTGCCATGCGAGCCAGAATCCGGCCGAGATTTATGCGGAAGGTGGCCACACGCTCATGGAGCAGTTCCGCGGCGCGGAGTGCGGGGTGCGGGCGGCGGAGGCGTTCGTGCGGTTCACGGCGCGCGGGACGACAGGCTTGGTGTGA
- a CDS encoding efflux RND transporter permease subunit encodes MIDRILEFALRQRVFVLLGALLLVVVGSWAALRLPIDVTPDITPVQVQINTEVKGLAPEEIENLVTFPIEMQMSGVPGMTELRSLSKTGLSQVTLVFEDGVDVYRVRQLVSERLAGAAKELPAGLTPMLAPITSGLSDIFYYVVDYAENAPDKPATRAEQLRELQLIHDFVIKPQLRTVRGVVEVNASGGYEKQIIVQPRPDALLAAGVTFHELAEIVGENVENAGGGAVQIGGEQLSIRADSRVRSTEEISRLPLKFRGAGIAPLLVSDVADVVVGSSLRTGTATHNGREALLGAALMLTGENARLVARRVADKLAEIQPRLPAGVTLTTVYDRTDLVDRTIRTVRKNLFEGAILVIAVLLGLLGNWRAALIVSLAIPLSFLFAITGMVRFGVSGNLMSLGAVDFGLIIDGAVVMVENIVRRIGARQHAVGRDLTREERLHTVLAAAKEVGRPTFFGVAIITLVYVPILSLTGIEGKMFEPMALTVIFALIGALILTLTLMPVLCSFGLRGRVAEGDGWLVRALKRLYVPVLARALRWRWAVVGGGLALCGLAAALFGRLGAEFVPQLDEGSFATFMIRTNSIGLEASLAMQERGERLLREKFPLVTHTFSRIGTAEVATDPMGVNVADTYIFYRPFAEWPRDEHGDGPTKDEVADAMAEILGTHLPGEAHLFSQPIEMRFNEILEGTRADIAVKVFGDDFERIEAIASEVREILEQVPGAADVEFDALGKAPLLEIRLNREAMTRYNVHAAEVNATVATALAGEEVGTIVDGNRRYPILVRLPERLRSALEELKHLPLRLAHADGVITLGDVAEFVVTEKVNAIARESGQRRAAIMVNLRGRDVESFVHEAQARVRAQVELPAGYAIEFGGQFKNLQEARGRLAIIVPLALAVIFLLIFAAFGSLRQALVVYTGIPLAITGGVVALALRGLPFSISAGIGFIALSGVAVLNGLMLVSTFNQLREEGWNVAEAVREGALTRLRPVLMTALVASLGFLPMALSNGAGAEVQRPLATVVIGGIVTSTFLTLVMLPVLYEWSEARLARRRAEGKTL; translated from the coding sequence ATGATCGACCGCATTCTTGAATTTGCGCTGCGCCAGCGGGTGTTTGTCCTCCTCGGCGCGCTGTTGCTGGTGGTGGTGGGGAGCTGGGCCGCGCTGCGGCTGCCGATCGACGTGACGCCCGACATCACGCCGGTGCAGGTGCAGATCAACACCGAGGTGAAAGGACTCGCTCCGGAGGAGATCGAGAACCTCGTGACGTTTCCGATCGAGATGCAGATGAGCGGGGTGCCGGGAATGACCGAGCTGCGCTCGCTGTCGAAGACGGGGCTTTCGCAGGTGACGCTGGTCTTCGAGGACGGCGTCGACGTTTATCGCGTGCGGCAGTTGGTCAGCGAGCGGCTGGCCGGCGCGGCGAAGGAATTGCCCGCGGGGCTGACGCCGATGCTCGCGCCGATCACGTCGGGGCTGAGCGACATCTTTTATTACGTGGTCGACTACGCCGAGAACGCGCCGGACAAGCCGGCGACGCGCGCTGAGCAGTTGCGCGAGCTGCAGCTGATCCACGATTTCGTGATCAAGCCGCAGCTGCGCACCGTGCGTGGCGTCGTGGAGGTGAATGCCTCCGGCGGCTACGAGAAGCAGATCATCGTGCAGCCCCGGCCGGACGCGCTGCTGGCGGCCGGCGTCACGTTTCATGAACTGGCGGAAATCGTCGGGGAGAACGTTGAGAACGCTGGCGGCGGCGCCGTCCAGATCGGTGGCGAACAGCTTTCCATTCGCGCTGACAGCCGGGTGCGATCGACCGAGGAAATCAGCCGTCTGCCGCTGAAGTTTCGCGGCGCCGGCATCGCACCGCTGCTGGTCAGCGACGTGGCTGACGTGGTCGTTGGCAGCAGCCTGCGCACCGGCACGGCCACGCACAACGGCCGCGAGGCACTGCTCGGCGCGGCGTTGATGCTCACTGGCGAGAATGCGCGACTGGTCGCGCGGCGCGTGGCGGACAAGCTCGCGGAAATCCAGCCGCGGCTGCCGGCGGGCGTGACGCTCACAACCGTTTACGACCGGACGGATCTCGTAGACCGGACGATCCGCACGGTGCGGAAGAATCTCTTCGAAGGAGCGATCCTGGTCATCGCGGTGTTGCTGGGCTTGCTGGGCAACTGGCGCGCGGCGTTGATCGTGTCGCTGGCGATTCCGCTGTCATTCCTCTTTGCAATCACGGGCATGGTGCGCTTCGGCGTATCGGGCAACCTGATGAGCCTGGGCGCGGTGGACTTCGGGCTGATCATCGACGGCGCGGTGGTGATGGTGGAGAACATCGTGCGGCGGATCGGGGCGCGGCAGCACGCGGTGGGGCGCGACCTCACGCGCGAGGAACGCCTGCACACCGTACTGGCGGCGGCGAAAGAGGTGGGCCGACCGACGTTCTTTGGCGTGGCCATCATCACGCTCGTTTACGTGCCGATCCTTTCGCTGACCGGCATCGAGGGAAAGATGTTCGAGCCGATGGCGCTGACGGTGATTTTCGCGCTCATCGGCGCGCTGATCCTGACGCTGACACTGATGCCGGTGCTGTGCTCGTTCGGACTGCGCGGTCGCGTGGCGGAGGGCGACGGCTGGCTGGTGCGCGCGTTGAAGCGGCTTTACGTGCCGGTGCTGGCGCGCGCGTTGCGGTGGCGCTGGGCCGTGGTCGGCGGCGGGCTGGCGCTGTGCGGGCTGGCGGCCGCGTTGTTCGGCCGGCTCGGCGCGGAGTTCGTGCCGCAGCTCGACGAAGGCTCGTTCGCGACGTTCATGATTCGCACCAACAGCATCGGACTCGAGGCGTCGCTCGCGATGCAGGAGCGCGGCGAACGGCTGCTGCGCGAGAAATTCCCGCTGGTGACGCACACGTTTTCGCGGATCGGGACGGCGGAAGTGGCGACGGACCCGATGGGCGTGAACGTCGCCGACACCTACATCTTTTACCGGCCGTTCGCTGAGTGGCCGCGGGATGAACACGGCGATGGGCCGACGAAGGACGAGGTGGCAGACGCGATGGCGGAGATACTGGGCACGCACCTGCCGGGCGAAGCACATCTGTTTTCGCAGCCGATCGAGATGCGGTTCAACGAAATCCTGGAAGGCACGCGCGCGGACATCGCGGTGAAGGTGTTCGGCGACGATTTCGAGCGGATCGAAGCGATTGCCAGCGAGGTGCGCGAGATCCTGGAGCAGGTGCCGGGAGCGGCGGATGTGGAGTTCGACGCGCTCGGCAAGGCGCCGCTGCTCGAGATCAGGCTGAACCGCGAGGCGATGACCCGCTACAACGTGCACGCCGCCGAGGTGAACGCGACCGTGGCCACGGCACTGGCGGGCGAGGAGGTGGGCACGATCGTGGACGGCAACCGCCGTTATCCGATTCTGGTGCGGCTGCCGGAGCGGCTGCGGTCGGCGCTGGAGGAGCTGAAGCATCTGCCGCTCCGCTTGGCGCACGCCGACGGGGTGATCACGCTGGGCGACGTGGCGGAATTCGTCGTGACCGAGAAGGTCAACGCGATCGCGCGCGAATCCGGCCAGCGGCGCGCGGCAATCATGGTGAACCTCCGCGGCCGTGACGTGGAAAGTTTCGTGCACGAGGCGCAGGCACGCGTGCGTGCACAGGTCGAGCTGCCGGCGGGCTACGCGATCGAGTTCGGCGGGCAGTTCAAGAATCTGCAGGAGGCGCGGGGCCGGCTGGCGATCATCGTGCCGCTCGCGCTGGCGGTGATCTTCCTGCTGATCTTCGCCGCGTTCGGCAGCCTGCGGCAGGCGCTGGTGGTGTACACGGGCATTCCGCTCGCGATCACCGGCGGCGTGGTCGCGCTGGCGCTGCGCGGATTGCCGTTCTCGATTTCCGCCGGGATCGGGTTCATCGCGCTCAGCGGCGTCGCCGTGCTCAACGGGTTGATGCTCGTGAGCACGTTCAACCAACTTCGCGAGGAAGGCTGGAATGTGGCGGAGGCGGTGCGCGAAGGCGCGCTGACGCGCTTGCGGCCGGTGCTGATGACGGCGCTGGTGGCCTCGCTCGGATTTCTGCCAATGGCGTTGTCGAACGGCGCCGGGGCCGAGGTGCAACGCCCGCTGGCCACGGTGGTCATCGGCGGAATCGTCACATCGACGTTCCTGACGCTGGTGATGCTGCCGGTGCTCTACGAGTGGAGCGAGGCGCGGCTGGCGCGGCGCCGGGCGGAGGGAAAGACTTTATGA
- a CDS encoding response regulator yields the protein MKTIRVMVVDDHEVMRAGIKALLELSEDLAIVAEADNGVMATELAEETRPDVVVMDLEMPCLDGAAATRLIGAGLPSVKVVMVTAHESEAVAHVAASCGAAAFLRKDECFRELVPTIRTVAGGGQLLEPVG from the coding sequence ATGAAGACAATTCGCGTGATGGTCGTCGACGACCACGAGGTGATGCGGGCGGGAATCAAAGCGCTGCTCGAACTCTCGGAAGACTTGGCCATCGTCGCAGAAGCCGACAACGGCGTCATGGCTACCGAACTGGCCGAGGAGACCCGACCCGACGTGGTCGTGATGGACCTGGAAATGCCGTGCCTGGATGGGGCCGCGGCGACGCGCCTGATCGGGGCCGGGCTGCCGTCGGTGAAGGTCGTGATGGTTACGGCCCACGAGAGCGAGGCAGTGGCCCACGTCGCGGCCTCCTGTGGGGCGGCGGCGTTCCTGCGCAAAGACGAATGCTTCCGCGAATTGGTCCCGACGATTCGCACCGTGGCTGGCGGCGGGCAACTGCTCGAGCCGGTCGGTTAA
- a CDS encoding HPr family phosphocarrier protein encodes MKSTRVVVLWRGGLHLRPATTLVRTAKRYSSLVWLRCGGRIADLRSILSVLALCASMGSVVEIDVDGPDEGDALQAIEAVFASNADRQSQSD; translated from the coding sequence ATGAAATCGACCCGGGTCGTCGTGCTTTGGCGCGGAGGGCTGCATCTTCGGCCCGCCACCACGCTCGTCCGCACCGCGAAGCGCTACAGCTCTTTGGTGTGGCTGCGTTGTGGCGGACGGATCGCGGATTTGCGCAGCATTCTGAGCGTGCTCGCGTTGTGCGCGTCGATGGGATCGGTCGTGGAGATCGACGTGGACGGCCCGGACGAGGGAGACGCCCTCCAGGCGATCGAGGCTGTCTTCGCGAGCAACGCCGACCGGCAGAGTCAATCGGACTAG
- a CDS encoding DUF5597 domain-containing protein has translation MTLSKLPIPVTPSGSFAPGRARCRWLPRWGAFKGIALAGLVLASVGVVAAAQNVIPRLEKRGEVTQLVVDGAPFLILGGELLNNSATSLDYLAPIWPRLRETHLNTALVAVSWAQLEPQEGTFDFSLVDGVIQQARAHDMRLVLLWFGSWKNTWSSYAPDWVKRDFERFPRVQLRNGSGTERLTPLSEASQQADARAFAAFMRRVKQLDAERHTVLMVQVENEVGVIPDARDHSPVANTAYAAAVPDALMSYLAGHRETLAPELRAKWLAAGFKTSGSWEEVFGPGLETEDLFMAWHYARYIGKVAEAGKAEYPLPMFTNAALIRPSYAPGQYNSGGPLPHSLDLWRAGGPQLDFLAPDIYFEFKTWADKFSRSGNPLFIPETHGGAVGAANVFYAIGACAAIGFCPFGIDRGPGPDLELAKSYSVIAQLAPLILAHQPEGRVAGVVLGELTPSQQIQLGDYTLAVGRSNPRAVPAGTPPPDADPVDPRGLFIATGLDEFYLAGGGLTITFMPKKPGPPLVGLATVEEGKFVDGRWVPGRRLAGDDTGQGNSISLRGLDRGIQRVTVYRYR, from the coding sequence ATGACTCTGTCCAAACTCCCGATTCCCGTCACGCCCAGCGGTTCATTTGCGCCGGGCCGCGCGCGATGCCGTTGGCTCCCACGTTGGGGTGCGTTCAAAGGGATCGCACTCGCCGGACTCGTGCTCGCGAGTGTCGGCGTGGTCGCCGCGGCGCAGAACGTGATTCCGCGTCTGGAAAAACGCGGCGAGGTTACGCAGCTCGTCGTGGACGGCGCGCCGTTCCTGATCCTTGGCGGCGAGCTGCTCAACAACTCGGCCACGAGTCTCGATTACCTCGCGCCGATCTGGCCCCGGCTGCGGGAAACGCATCTCAACACCGCGCTCGTGGCGGTCTCGTGGGCTCAGCTTGAGCCGCAGGAGGGCACGTTTGATTTTTCCCTGGTCGATGGCGTGATCCAGCAGGCCCGGGCGCACGACATGCGGCTCGTTCTGCTCTGGTTCGGCAGCTGGAAAAATACGTGGTCCAGCTACGCGCCCGACTGGGTGAAGCGGGATTTCGAACGCTTTCCACGCGTCCAGCTGCGCAATGGCTCCGGCACCGAGCGGCTCACGCCGCTCAGCGAAGCCAGCCAACAGGCCGACGCGCGCGCGTTCGCGGCGTTCATGCGTCGCGTGAAGCAGCTCGATGCCGAACGGCACACGGTGCTGATGGTACAGGTGGAAAACGAAGTCGGCGTGATTCCCGATGCCCGCGACCATTCTCCGGTGGCCAATACCGCTTATGCTGCGGCGGTGCCGGACGCGTTGATGAGCTATCTGGCCGGCCATCGTGAGACGCTCGCCCCGGAGCTGCGGGCCAAGTGGCTGGCGGCGGGTTTCAAAACGAGCGGCAGTTGGGAGGAGGTGTTCGGACCGGGTTTGGAAACCGAGGATCTTTTCATGGCGTGGCACTACGCCCGCTACATCGGCAAAGTGGCGGAAGCCGGCAAAGCCGAGTATCCGCTGCCGATGTTCACCAACGCCGCACTGATTCGGCCCAGCTACGCGCCGGGCCAATACAACAGCGGCGGGCCGCTGCCGCATTCGCTCGACCTCTGGCGGGCGGGCGGGCCGCAGCTGGATTTCCTGGCGCCGGACATCTACTTCGAATTCAAAACGTGGGCCGACAAATTCAGTCGCAGCGGCAATCCGCTGTTCATCCCAGAAACGCATGGCGGGGCCGTCGGCGCGGCGAATGTCTTTTATGCGATCGGCGCGTGCGCGGCGATCGGGTTTTGTCCCTTTGGCATTGATCGCGGGCCTGGGCCGGATCTCGAGCTAGCCAAAAGCTACAGCGTGATCGCGCAACTCGCGCCGCTGATTTTGGCGCATCAGCCCGAGGGCCGGGTCGCCGGTGTCGTGCTCGGCGAGCTCACGCCGTCGCAACAAATTCAGCTCGGCGACTACACGCTCGCCGTCGGCCGGAGCAATCCGCGTGCGGTGCCGGCGGGAACGCCACCGCCGGACGCAGATCCGGTGGATCCGCGGGGCCTGTTCATCGCGACAGGTCTGGACGAATTCTACCTCGCGGGCGGCGGGCTCACGATCACCTTTATGCCGAAGAAGCCCGGTCCGCCGCTTGTGGGCCTCGCCACGGTCGAAGAGGGGAAGTTTGTCGACGGCCGGTGGGTGCCGGGTCGGCGGCTCGCAGGGGATGATACAGGCCAAGGGAACAGCATCTCGCTGCGTGGCCTCGATCGCGGTATTCAGCGCGTCACCGTCTACCGCTATCGCTAA
- a CDS encoding NifB/NifX family molybdenum-iron cluster-binding protein yields MTIAVPLTAANEFSVHFGAAAKVGLFTLDTAGRRIVRFDVTKPPVRLPCGWGNWLGARGVTVFLAGAISEGALQRLAAGGLKVVAGVRPEVPLTLVQAWLTGTLRPGANGCEAGQFAAAAPTWSAPTPRDNTCAGACCCLRGLVRAQNDVVDCRS; encoded by the coding sequence GTGACGATTGCTGTTCCACTCACTGCAGCCAACGAGTTCTCCGTGCACTTCGGTGCGGCGGCGAAGGTCGGCTTGTTCACCCTCGATACCGCCGGGCGCCGGATCGTGCGGTTCGACGTGACCAAGCCACCCGTCCGGCTGCCGTGCGGTTGGGGAAACTGGCTCGGGGCCCGGGGCGTGACGGTGTTCCTCGCCGGCGCCATTTCCGAGGGGGCGCTCCAACGACTGGCCGCCGGCGGCCTCAAGGTCGTCGCGGGTGTTCGGCCCGAAGTTCCGCTCACGCTGGTCCAGGCTTGGCTCACCGGCACGCTGAGGCCGGGCGCCAACGGGTGCGAAGCTGGGCAGTTTGCCGCCGCCGCGCCCACCTGGTCCGCGCCTACCCCCCGCGACAACACTTGCGCCGGCGCGTGTTGCTGTCTGCGCGGTCTGGTCCGCGCGCAGAACGATGTGGTGGACTGTCGCAGCTGA
- a CDS encoding MBL fold metallo-hydrolase: protein MRILCCFFALGLMAGPASAFAATPTDGVAPMKSEWFTASEVAPATWRIVDHGTVNVYLVIGRDRALLIDTGYGQANLRQYVQSLTSLPLTVINTHGHLDHSGADLQFGTVLADPADFAGIERTADSVRRESKPDPKLPAAERFDYGANARPLALKPVKDGEIIDLGGRQLEVITTPGHTPGEIVLLDRAQKLLFAGDHINRLVWLQLRNCLPLEAYLASLEKIAARADEFTTIMPGHNEPFDRGVLAEKITCVKGILAGTIADEAYPHAFASGRVAKFERSSVVFDPQNLQARQ, encoded by the coding sequence ATGCGCATTCTTTGCTGTTTCTTCGCGCTCGGGCTGATGGCCGGCCCGGCCAGTGCCTTTGCGGCGACGCCGACCGACGGTGTGGCCCCGATGAAATCCGAGTGGTTCACCGCCAGCGAGGTCGCGCCCGCTACGTGGCGGATCGTCGACCATGGCACGGTAAACGTTTACCTCGTGATCGGTCGCGATCGCGCGCTGCTGATCGACACCGGCTACGGCCAGGCGAATCTTCGCCAGTATGTGCAGTCGCTCACGTCGCTGCCGCTGACGGTGATCAACACGCACGGGCATCTCGACCATAGCGGCGCCGACCTGCAGTTCGGCACGGTGCTGGCGGATCCCGCGGACTTCGCCGGCATCGAGCGCACGGCCGACTCGGTTCGACGTGAGAGCAAACCGGATCCCAAGCTGCCGGCCGCGGAGCGGTTCGATTATGGCGCCAACGCCAGGCCGCTCGCATTGAAGCCCGTCAAGGACGGCGAGATCATCGACCTCGGCGGGCGTCAGCTCGAAGTCATCACCACGCCCGGACACACCCCGGGGGAAATCGTGCTGCTCGATCGCGCGCAGAAACTGCTCTTTGCTGGTGACCACATCAACCGGCTCGTCTGGCTACAGCTCCGCAATTGTCTGCCGCTCGAAGCTTACCTGGCGAGTTTGGAGAAAATCGCCGCGCGCGCCGATGAGTTCACCACGATCATGCCCGGCCACAACGAGCCGTTCGACCGGGGCGTGCTCGCAGAGAAGATCACCTGCGTGAAAGGCATCCTTGCAGGCACGATCGCCGACGAGGCTTATCCGCACGCTTTCGCCTCGGGCCGCGTCGCGAAGTTCGAGCGTTCGTCCGTCGTCTTCGATCCGCAGAACCTTCAGGCCAGGCAATAG
- a CDS encoding TolC family protein, whose amino-acid sequence MNLAVFSSRRFKLPLVLPLLLQLASCAVATAAAPAPITVDALVAEIAASNPELRFYEAEVQSAKAAARGSGALADPDLTVELGRKRVREATGVLAGEGAAWSVSVTQTFEWPGRLALRKAIAGREVELAELGLQRFRAALDARARVLAHGLHAANTKVGAVREVADRFAALKETFLAREPAGIAPQLETRVIEANELTLQRRASDAELELQAALLELNQLRGAAAGTPLMVTAPPLEFGEAPEADVLLAAARENNFEFRMRRAELEQQDFEVRLARHERYPAISVSPFYSTERAGERETMLGVGVSVPLPVGGRTRSAVGLAEARRRQAEAAALVAERELERAVLTAAQTFAVKTAEARRWPPEALRHFREAAELADRHYRLGAVPISTYVELQASYLEAVEALLDTQREALAAGLKLRELAGLDAPIREVAQ is encoded by the coding sequence ATGAACCTTGCTGTCTTTTCATCTCGTCGTTTCAAACTTCCCCTCGTCCTGCCGCTGCTGCTGCAACTCGCGTCGTGCGCCGTGGCGACGGCCGCGGCGCCGGCCCCTATCACGGTCGACGCGCTCGTCGCCGAGATCGCGGCGAGCAATCCGGAGCTGCGTTTTTACGAAGCGGAAGTGCAGTCGGCGAAGGCCGCCGCGCGTGGTTCGGGTGCGCTCGCCGATCCCGACCTTACGGTGGAACTCGGTCGCAAGCGGGTGCGCGAGGCCACCGGGGTGCTGGCGGGCGAGGGCGCGGCGTGGTCGGTGAGCGTCACCCAGACGTTCGAATGGCCCGGACGGCTGGCGTTGCGAAAAGCGATCGCCGGCCGCGAGGTCGAGCTCGCGGAACTCGGATTGCAGCGGTTCCGCGCGGCGTTGGACGCCCGTGCGCGGGTGCTCGCCCACGGGCTGCATGCGGCGAACACGAAAGTCGGGGCCGTGCGCGAGGTCGCGGACCGATTCGCCGCGTTGAAAGAAACGTTTCTCGCGCGCGAACCGGCCGGCATCGCGCCGCAGTTGGAAACGCGCGTGATCGAAGCCAACGAACTCACGCTGCAGCGCCGGGCCAGCGATGCCGAACTTGAGTTGCAGGCAGCGCTGCTCGAGCTGAATCAGCTGCGCGGCGCCGCCGCGGGTACGCCGCTGATGGTCACGGCACCTCCGCTGGAGTTCGGTGAGGCGCCGGAAGCCGATGTGCTCCTCGCCGCCGCGCGGGAGAACAATTTCGAATTCCGGATGCGTCGCGCCGAGTTGGAACAGCAGGATTTCGAGGTGCGGCTGGCGCGGCACGAGCGCTATCCCGCGATCAGCGTGAGCCCGTTCTATTCGACGGAGCGCGCCGGCGAGCGCGAGACGATGCTGGGCGTCGGAGTGAGCGTGCCGCTCCCGGTCGGTGGGCGCACGCGGAGTGCCGTGGGGCTCGCGGAAGCGCGGCGCCGGCAGGCGGAGGCGGCGGCGCTCGTGGCCGAGCGGGAGCTGGAGCGCGCGGTGCTGACGGCGGCGCAGACGTTCGCGGTGAAAACGGCGGAAGCGCGGCGCTGGCCGCCGGAGGCCCTGCGGCATTTTCGCGAAGCGGCGGAGCTGGCCGACCGGCACTACCGCCTCGGGGCCGTGCCGATTTCGACCTACGTCGAATTGCAGGCCAGCTATCTCGAAGCGGTGGAGGCGTTGCTCGACACGCAGCGCGAAGCGCTCGCAGCCGGGCTGAAGCTGCGCGAACTGGCCGGGCTGGACGCGCCGATCCGGGAGGTGGCGCAATGA
- the galE gene encoding UDP-glucose 4-epimerase GalE — protein sequence MTILVTGAAGYIGSHTLVALLESGHQPVALDNYANSKPEALRRVSEITGKTFPIYEGDACDRGALERIFREQRIDAAIHFAGLKAVGESVRIPLRYYENNLISTLALLQTMAAHECFRLVFSSSATVYGDPKILPIPENAPLSATNPYGRTKLFIEEILRDLAVSDGRWKIALLRYFNPVGAHPSGRIGEDPKGVPNNLFPFIAQVATGRLPELKVFGGDYPTPDGTGVRDYLHVCDLAEGHVRAVEKLDTFNGAEALNLGTGQGTSVLEAVRAFESAAGRPLPHRIVARRSGDVAACYADPAAAHARLGWKATRTLADMMKDLWRWQSNNPNGLE from the coding sequence ATGACCATTCTCGTCACGGGCGCCGCAGGCTACATCGGTTCGCACACCTTGGTGGCGTTGCTCGAATCCGGGCACCAGCCCGTCGCGCTGGACAACTACGCCAACAGCAAACCCGAGGCGCTGCGCCGCGTCAGCGAGATCACGGGCAAGACCTTTCCGATCTACGAAGGCGACGCGTGCGACCGCGGCGCGCTCGAGCGGATTTTTCGCGAGCAGCGGATCGACGCGGCCATTCATTTCGCGGGGCTGAAGGCGGTCGGCGAGTCGGTGCGAATCCCGCTGCGTTACTACGAGAACAACCTGATCTCGACGCTCGCGTTGCTGCAGACGATGGCGGCGCACGAGTGCTTCCGGTTGGTGTTCAGCTCGTCCGCGACGGTTTACGGGGATCCGAAGATCCTGCCAATCCCGGAAAACGCGCCGCTCTCCGCCACCAATCCCTACGGTCGGACGAAGCTGTTCATCGAGGAAATCCTGCGCGACCTGGCGGTGTCGGACGGTCGGTGGAAGATCGCGCTGTTGCGCTACTTCAACCCAGTGGGCGCGCATCCCTCCGGCCGGATTGGCGAGGATCCGAAGGGAGTTCCGAACAACCTGTTCCCGTTCATTGCGCAAGTGGCGACCGGCCGGCTGCCCGAGCTCAAGGTGTTCGGCGGCGACTACCCAACGCCTGACGGCACGGGCGTGCGCGACTACCTGCACGTTTGCGATCTCGCCGAAGGGCACGTGCGCGCGGTGGAGAAGCTCGACACGTTCAACGGCGCCGAGGCGCTGAACCTGGGTACCGGGCAGGGCACGAGCGTGCTCGAGGCGGTGCGCGCGTTCGAGTCCGCAGCCGGACGCCCGCTGCCGCATCGGATTGTGGCGCGCCGGTCGGGCGACGTGGCGGCGTGTTACGCGGACCCGGCGGCGGCGCACGCGCGGCTCGGCTGGAAGGCGACGCGGACGCTCGCCGACATGATGAAGGATCTCTGGCGCTGGCAGTCGAACAACCCGAACGGACTCGAGTAA